From a region of the Roseivirga sp. 4D4 genome:
- the hisB gene encoding bifunctional histidinol-phosphatase/imidazoleglycerol-phosphate dehydratase HisB, giving the protein MKKVLFIDRDGTIIIEPPIDFQIDSLEKLEFLPGAITNLRKIAEQLDYELVMVTNQDGLGTDSFPEDTFWPAHNKMLKTLEGEGVVFDEICIDRSFEADNAPTRKPRTGLLTKYIEGDYDLANSYVLGDRKTDIQLAENLGAQAIFISDETDDRAALSTTNWDEIFSFLQMPDRTSEIHRVTKETDILIQLNLDGSGQCNNDTGLGFFDHMLDQLGKHSGADLTVKVKGDLHIDEHHTIEDTALALGEAYLEAIGDKKGINRYGFLLPMDEALAQVAIDFSGRPWLVWEADFKREKVGDMPTEMFMHFFKSFSDTSKCNLNVKVEGDNEHHKIEAIFKAFAKAIKMAVKRNPDELDILPSTKGLL; this is encoded by the coding sequence ATGAAGAAAGTACTTTTTATAGATAGAGACGGCACTATAATCATAGAGCCACCAATTGATTTTCAGATTGATTCTTTGGAGAAACTCGAATTCCTACCAGGAGCAATTACCAATCTCAGGAAAATAGCCGAGCAGTTGGATTACGAGCTAGTGATGGTCACAAATCAAGATGGTTTGGGGACAGATTCTTTCCCAGAGGATACTTTTTGGCCTGCGCATAATAAGATGCTCAAAACCCTGGAGGGCGAAGGAGTTGTCTTTGACGAAATTTGTATCGATAGAAGTTTCGAAGCCGATAATGCACCAACCCGAAAGCCTCGAACTGGGCTATTGACCAAGTATATTGAGGGTGACTACGATTTAGCAAACTCATATGTGTTGGGCGATCGGAAAACGGATATTCAATTGGCCGAAAACCTAGGTGCTCAGGCGATTTTCATTTCTGATGAAACTGATGATCGTGCTGCGCTTTCAACTACCAACTGGGATGAGATATTCTCCTTTCTTCAAATGCCTGATCGTACTTCAGAAATTCACAGGGTAACCAAAGAGACTGATATTTTGATTCAATTGAACCTTGACGGCTCTGGACAATGCAATAATGATACTGGGTTGGGCTTCTTTGATCATATGCTTGATCAATTGGGTAAGCACTCGGGTGCAGACCTCACGGTCAAAGTGAAGGGCGATTTGCATATCGATGAACACCATACGATTGAAGATACAGCCTTAGCATTAGGTGAAGCGTATTTGGAAGCGATCGGAGACAAGAAAGGGATCAACAGATATGGATTCCTGCTGCCAATGGATGAAGCATTGGCTCAAGTGGCTATCGATTTTAGTGGTCGTCCGTGGTTAGTTTGGGAGGCTGATTTTAAGCGTGAGAAAGTGGGGGATATGCCTACGGAAATGTTTATGCATTTCTTCAAGTCATTTTCAGATACATCGAAGTGTAACCTGAATGTAAAAGTGGAGGGTGATAATGAGCATCATAAAATTGAAGCCATCTTTAAGGCCTTTGCTAAGGCGATAAAAATGGCTGTCAAACGCAACCCTGATGAACTCGATATACTTCCGAGCACAAAAGGATTGCTGTAA
- a CDS encoding endonuclease/exonuclease/phosphatase family protein, whose product MILFKRVLCSMLCIAGFLSLASCDLQKTVEVKIMSYNIRHGQGMDEVLDLSRAASIIRAEAPDLCGLQEIDHYCSRTDSVDQTGYLAEETKMTGTFGKFMDYQGGQYGMATLSAKPLVSTKVLSLPDGIYEPRSAIILEAEISEDLSVLFANVHFDWINGLEGDSSRLNQAMALVEYLDTIEKSVIITGDFNCTPNSPTMQYFYDHGFAFAQKGADSLSFQGGKKAEIDHVIYRSTAGQKISLKRIKLLDEPLVSDHRPLVAELEVTY is encoded by the coding sequence ATGATCTTATTCAAGCGCGTCCTATGCTCAATGCTCTGCATAGCGGGTTTCCTAAGCCTCGCCAGTTGTGATCTACAAAAGACAGTTGAAGTGAAGATTATGTCCTACAACATCAGGCATGGTCAGGGAATGGATGAAGTACTGGACTTATCGCGTGCCGCATCGATTATCAGAGCAGAAGCACCCGATCTATGCGGCCTGCAGGAGATTGATCACTATTGTTCTCGTACTGATAGTGTTGACCAAACTGGATATTTAGCTGAAGAGACCAAGATGACTGGAACCTTCGGTAAGTTTATGGACTATCAGGGAGGCCAGTACGGCATGGCTACCTTATCCGCCAAACCCTTAGTATCAACAAAAGTGCTGTCGCTACCCGATGGCATTTATGAACCACGAAGTGCAATTATTCTGGAAGCGGAAATTTCAGAAGACCTTAGTGTCCTCTTCGCCAATGTACATTTCGATTGGATCAATGGCCTAGAGGGTGATTCGAGTCGTTTGAATCAGGCAATGGCTTTAGTCGAATACCTTGACACTATCGAGAAGTCAGTAATCATCACTGGCGACTTCAACTGCACTCCCAACTCTCCTACCATGCAATACTTTTATGATCATGGATTTGCTTTCGCCCAAAAGGGAGCAGACAGTCTTAGTTTTCAAGGAGGCAAGAAAGCCGAAATTGACCATGTGATTTATCGCAGTACTGCAGGGCAAAAAATCAGTCTAAAAAGGATCAAACTATTGGACGAGCCCTTGGTTTCAGATCATCGACCTCTGGTGGCTGAGCTAGAGGTGACCTATTAA
- a CDS encoding DUF6010 family protein → MMKPVAKNILVGLLLATVTIALHMSLSESRRLELTSFLLVLIGSVYYGFALLSKHKEVIVIEVIVASVFVAMGVFGLWFSPWILITGLFLHGLWDIAHHNASVKLAKIPSWYIPFCAAYDWTMAIYVSLIMLN, encoded by the coding sequence ATGATGAAACCAGTAGCAAAAAACATTTTAGTCGGATTACTCTTGGCGACAGTTACCATCGCCTTGCATATGTCACTATCTGAATCAAGGAGATTGGAATTGACCTCATTCCTGTTAGTACTAATAGGTTCAGTGTACTATGGGTTCGCATTGTTGAGCAAACATAAAGAAGTGATTGTCATTGAAGTGATAGTGGCTTCCGTTTTTGTAGCTATGGGTGTTTTTGGACTTTGGTTTTCTCCCTGGATATTGATTACTGGTTTATTTCTGCATGGACTCTGGGATATAGCGCATCATAACGCTTCGGTGAAATTGGCTAAAATTCCCAGTTGGTATATTCCGTTCTGTGCAGCCTATGACTGGACTATGGCCATTTACGTAAGCTTGATTATGCTAAACTAA
- the hisG gene encoding ATP phosphoribosyltransferase produces MDNTLRIAVQKKGRLSDDSLKLIKECGIKFNNGTGKLKAASTNFPMEFLFLRDDDIPGYVQDGIADIGIVGGNEAEEKNKDVDTVKNLGFSKCRLSLAIDKNEPYNGVQDFEGKSLATSYPKILGDYLKSQNVNAEINEISGSVEIAPSIGLAYGICDIVSSGSTLMSNGLKEVEVIYKSEAVMLANKNLSQAKRDILEKFIFRIEAVQAAKNNKYILMNVPNSAIDQITQILPGMKSPTVMPLADEGWSSVHTVIREDDFWEIIEELRGAGAEGILVVPIEKMIL; encoded by the coding sequence ATGGATAATACATTACGCATTGCAGTACAAAAAAAAGGTCGCCTGAGCGATGACTCTTTGAAGCTAATCAAGGAGTGTGGTATCAAGTTTAACAACGGTACAGGCAAGTTAAAGGCCGCTTCTACCAACTTTCCAATGGAGTTTCTCTTCCTTAGAGATGACGATATTCCAGGCTATGTGCAAGACGGTATTGCCGATATAGGTATCGTTGGTGGCAACGAAGCCGAAGAGAAAAATAAGGATGTCGATACGGTGAAAAACCTCGGCTTTTCGAAATGTAGATTGTCTTTGGCGATCGATAAAAATGAACCTTATAATGGAGTACAAGACTTCGAAGGAAAAAGTCTTGCTACTTCCTACCCGAAGATTTTGGGTGACTATCTAAAATCACAAAACGTCAATGCCGAAATCAACGAGATCAGTGGTTCGGTAGAGATCGCTCCGAGTATTGGTTTGGCTTATGGAATCTGCGACATCGTGAGCTCAGGTTCTACGCTGATGAGCAATGGCCTCAAGGAGGTGGAGGTCATCTATAAGTCGGAAGCAGTGATGCTGGCCAATAAGAATTTGAGCCAGGCCAAGAGAGACATTCTAGAGAAGTTCATCTTCAGAATTGAGGCGGTACAAGCTGCTAAGAATAACAAATACATCCTGATGAATGTGCCTAATTCGGCCATTGATCAAATTACCCAGATACTTCCGGGTATGAAGAGCCCTACCGTTATGCCTTTGGCTGATGAGGGGTGGAGTTCAGTACACACTGTAATCAGGGAGGACGATTTTTGGGAGATTATCGAAGAATTGAGAGGCGCTGGTGCCGAAGGAATTCTAGTGGTGCCAATTGAGAAAATGATTCTATGA
- a CDS encoding isochorismatase family protein — MENRKALLVIDMQKGSFTSRTPRFDRIGVVKRINELSLLFRELEHPVVYIQHDGTGTGEFEKNDPDWENLDDLNVEPTDVRIDKYANDVFYKSELHSKLKELNVNELFITGCATDFCVESTIQSALTKDYNITVVEDGHTTGERPHLKAEQVIKHYNWVWQNMIPTKGKIDVQKTEQIKNHLSTAY; from the coding sequence ATGGAAAACAGAAAAGCTTTGCTTGTAATTGATATGCAGAAAGGCTCTTTCACATCTAGAACACCAAGGTTTGACAGGATCGGGGTTGTTAAAAGAATCAATGAGCTTTCTCTCTTATTTAGAGAATTAGAACATCCTGTTGTCTACATCCAACACGATGGAACTGGAACTGGAGAGTTTGAAAAAAACGATCCTGACTGGGAAAATTTAGATGATCTAAATGTAGAACCTACTGATGTCAGAATCGACAAATATGCAAATGACGTTTTCTATAAATCAGAACTTCATTCAAAACTGAAAGAATTGAATGTCAATGAACTGTTCATTACTGGTTGTGCGACCGACTTCTGTGTTGAATCGACAATTCAGTCCGCGTTGACAAAGGATTATAATATTACCGTTGTTGAAGATGGACATACAACTGGGGAAAGACCACACCTGAAAGCAGAACAAGTGATAAAACATTACAATTGGGTCTGGCAGAATATGATTCCGACTAAAGGAAAAATTGACGTTCAGAAAACAGAACAAATAAAAAATCATTTGTCAACAGCTTATTAA
- a CDS encoding tetratricopeptide repeat protein, whose translation MKEPTTDQLAFDQILETYYDEEYDSALTLCQNFLSNHIESSLIPRVKYNMAYILREIDRDEEAIPIFINLLESNYDEQEKFGGLMEQYALYKHRSASNLADIYLNLKNYELAKKYIRLFDKKYKYQHFGGNELMAYEIYSAKQYARLYHGQGKIDKAIKKLLPYIFYNGLASNSSLLNLLEEYLLEKYSRKELSILINQAKSTLVINTEDEATIIFLKTKIEVLDYHLFTSGNVDIEDSLKLKGQAKWNKAFDKNEFFAKYL comes from the coding sequence GTGAAAGAACCAACTACTGATCAGCTAGCTTTTGATCAAATACTAGAAACCTATTATGATGAAGAATATGATTCCGCATTGACTCTTTGTCAAAATTTCCTCAGTAATCATATAGAGTCCTCTTTAATACCAAGAGTAAAATATAATATGGCCTACATTCTTCGAGAAATAGATCGGGATGAAGAAGCCATTCCGATTTTCATAAATCTTCTTGAATCTAATTATGATGAGCAGGAAAAGTTTGGTGGACTTATGGAGCAATATGCATTATACAAGCATAGAAGCGCATCCAATCTCGCAGATATATACCTCAACCTGAAAAACTACGAGCTAGCTAAAAAATACATCCGCTTATTTGACAAGAAATATAAATACCAACATTTTGGTGGTAACGAGCTGATGGCGTATGAAATCTACTCAGCAAAACAATATGCTAGACTCTATCACGGGCAAGGAAAAATTGACAAAGCAATAAAGAAACTATTACCATATATTTTTTACAATGGATTGGCTAGCAACAGTTCATTACTAAACCTATTGGAAGAGTACTTATTGGAAAAATATTCAAGAAAAGAACTGTCTATTCTAATAAATCAGGCAAAATCAACCCTAGTTATAAACACAGAGGATGAGGCAACCATAATTTTTCTAAAAACTAAAATCGAGGTGTTAGACTATCATCTTTTCACTAGTGGAAATGTTGATATCGAGGACAGCCTAAAACTGAAGGGCCAAGCCAAATGGAATAAGGCCTTTGACAAGAATGAGTTTTTCGCAAAGTATTTATAA
- a CDS encoding prohibitin family protein — protein MRSFILFILVVSLSSCAVVRPGEVGVKQKMGKLGTEAKTSGSIWFNPLNSSVVKVSTQTENLELTISLPSKEGLSITSQISILYQVNAEKVTQVVEDLGLNFEPIIANIFRSASADVCSKYSAKDMHSGMRADIEGAIADRMSEILNDKGILIEEVLLKSIQLPPALANSIEQKLQAEQDALRMKFILDREKLEAERKLIEAKGTRDAQKILAEGLTKQILEFKSIEAFIELAKSQNSKVIITDGKTPYLIQNDK, from the coding sequence ATGAGGTCATTTATTCTATTCATCTTAGTAGTATCATTAAGTAGTTGTGCTGTTGTTCGTCCCGGAGAAGTGGGGGTGAAACAAAAAATGGGTAAGCTCGGAACTGAAGCCAAAACCTCCGGATCTATCTGGTTTAATCCATTGAATAGTAGTGTTGTAAAGGTCTCCACACAAACGGAAAACCTGGAGTTAACGATTAGTCTACCAAGCAAAGAGGGGTTGAGTATCACCTCTCAAATTTCGATTCTTTATCAGGTCAACGCGGAAAAGGTAACTCAGGTAGTGGAGGATCTTGGATTAAATTTCGAGCCAATTATTGCCAACATCTTTAGAAGTGCCAGTGCAGATGTCTGTTCAAAGTATAGTGCCAAGGATATGCACTCTGGTATGAGAGCCGATATCGAAGGAGCGATTGCTGATCGCATGAGTGAAATTTTGAACGATAAGGGAATCTTGATAGAGGAGGTTTTATTGAAGAGTATTCAATTGCCACCTGCTTTGGCCAATAGCATTGAACAGAAGCTGCAGGCAGAGCAAGACGCACTCAGAATGAAGTTTATCCTAGATAGAGAGAAACTGGAGGCGGAGAGAAAGCTCATTGAGGCTAAAGGTACAAGAGATGCTCAGAAGATTTTAGCAGAGGGCTTAACCAAGCAGATTCTTGAGTTCAAGAGCATAGAAGCCTTTATTGAATTGGCTAAATCACAGAATTCGAAAGTGATCATTACCGATGGTAAAACACCGTATTTAATTCAAAACGACAAGTAG
- a CDS encoding TPR end-of-group domain-containing protein: protein MLQPKYLGIVFGLILNLTLSAQDSLRWVATQQLRSGDYTTVVKTYDLLFTEYRGNGNDYYNVAFSWSLLKNQEMSLRYLDSAFLYGFTNLNHAKTDPDLTLARQSPRFNALIEREEAFYKEENIDYLWILEALTKRPVVSLRNKSHYNSISNWLNSDGISAKQILDARPDLDLKLTSDSLIDFSDKNLVIQNGKGTILLERLKLNRLVLASSTGILKEGDRVQNIIGLHDIQVTEMSWSLQDYDIIRFFRVEVDKIEQNYMAGLGRLNITDSKLTLTQQFFEPNLGRPYYPFGTDQKPIDMVMFKGNEFKCQTGMIGRIPLEINSPSIDISSNVFHNEVDFFNSRTKSLNMYKNRFMKAVNIDRTNFHSPINYLPYRQFEGGFGVNGELSWEQWQTRTFVIGEKEEVNQAGPYDKLIYNYKLMHTNYKERGDMVSANAAYIDLKDLMLNHDYAAYQKTGSYERLIQYQIGKLLKFYTRSGTSPARAILVSFFIILLFSFIYLLFPSEWDTKSKKRMIEDYRIFKEKNEKGYIRPFFVMLLGIIRSWLNAFALSLNAFVTLGFGAIPTKGIGRYICIIQGFMGWFLLSIFTVSLINQVLI, encoded by the coding sequence ATGCTTCAACCAAAATACTTGGGTATTGTCTTTGGACTAATACTCAACCTTACCTTGTCTGCCCAAGACTCTCTCAGGTGGGTAGCCACACAACAACTTAGATCCGGTGACTACACAACTGTTGTCAAAACCTATGACCTTCTATTCACTGAGTACAGAGGCAATGGTAATGACTACTATAATGTCGCCTTTTCATGGTCATTATTGAAAAACCAAGAGATGTCATTAAGATATCTTGATAGTGCTTTTTTATATGGGTTCACCAACCTGAACCATGCCAAAACAGACCCCGATCTGACCCTAGCAAGGCAGAGCCCTCGTTTCAATGCCTTAATTGAAAGAGAAGAAGCCTTTTATAAAGAGGAAAACATTGACTATCTGTGGATCTTGGAAGCCCTGACCAAGAGACCGGTGGTAAGCCTTAGGAATAAGAGTCATTATAATTCAATTAGTAATTGGCTAAACTCAGATGGTATTTCCGCTAAACAAATTCTGGATGCAAGGCCTGATCTAGATCTCAAGCTTACTTCCGACTCGTTGATCGACTTTTCGGATAAGAATCTAGTCATCCAAAATGGTAAAGGCACCATCTTACTCGAACGCCTTAAACTTAACCGACTCGTGTTAGCTAGTTCTACCGGCATTTTGAAGGAGGGTGATCGGGTTCAGAACATCATTGGCCTTCATGATATTCAAGTGACGGAGATGTCTTGGAGCCTTCAAGACTATGACATCATCCGTTTTTTTAGAGTCGAAGTTGACAAAATTGAGCAGAACTATATGGCAGGACTGGGACGCTTGAATATTACTGATTCAAAGCTTACGCTAACACAACAATTCTTTGAACCAAATCTTGGCAGACCTTACTACCCTTTTGGCACAGATCAAAAGCCGATCGACATGGTAATGTTCAAGGGAAATGAATTCAAGTGTCAAACTGGCATGATCGGCCGGATACCACTAGAGATCAATTCACCTAGTATCGATATCAGCAGTAATGTATTCCATAACGAAGTCGATTTTTTTAATTCCAGAACCAAGAGTTTGAATATGTATAAAAATCGTTTTATGAAAGCGGTAAACATTGATAGAACTAACTTCCACAGCCCAATTAACTATTTGCCCTATCGACAGTTTGAAGGTGGATTTGGGGTCAATGGTGAACTTAGTTGGGAACAATGGCAAACCCGCACCTTTGTAATCGGTGAGAAGGAAGAAGTCAATCAAGCAGGACCCTATGACAAGCTCATCTATAACTACAAGTTGATGCATACCAATTATAAAGAACGTGGCGACATGGTCTCAGCCAATGCCGCTTATATTGATCTAAAAGATCTCATGCTGAATCATGATTACGCAGCATACCAAAAGACTGGTTCTTATGAGCGTCTTATCCAATACCAGATTGGCAAACTATTGAAGTTCTATACCCGAAGTGGAACAAGTCCGGCAAGAGCGATACTGGTTTCCTTCTTTATCATTTTATTATTCTCTTTTATCTACCTCCTCTTCCCATCTGAATGGGACACCAAGAGTAAAAAACGAATGATCGAAGACTATCGCATCTTTAAGGAGAAGAACGAAAAGGGTTATATCAGACCTTTCTTTGTTATGCTACTAGGCATTATCAGAAGTTGGCTAAATGCTTTTGCCTTGAGTCTAAATGCCTTTGTAACGCTCGGTTTTGGTGCTATTCCAACAAAAGGGATAGGTCGTTATATATGTATCATACAGGGCTTTATGGGCTGGTTCCTACTTAGTATTTTCACTGTATCACTGATCAATCAAGTATTGATCTAG
- the hisC gene encoding histidinol-phosphate transaminase — MKNLVPYSSARDDYKGSEGVFLDANENPYGSITPEKWNRYPDPYQRALKARIAEIKNVDAAQIFLGNGSDEPIDLLFRAFCEPGVDNVIINPPTYGMYKVSADINGVEAREVLMTKDFDLNTEGILNAVDERTKIIFICSPNNPSGNDVDLGKIEQVIKGFGGLVVVDEAYIDFTNRASFADRLAEFPNLIVLQTFSKAWGLAALRLGMAFCSEEILSILNKIKAPYNLSGLTQETVLKALDNIASKDEMVSDILKNRTDLKGQLESLDIIEEVYPTDANFFLVRIKDAKLVYKRLIEQQVILRDRSSVVLCDDGIRITVGTTAENHALIEALKRL; from the coding sequence TTGAAAAACTTAGTGCCCTATTCATCGGCACGAGATGATTACAAAGGGAGTGAGGGTGTCTTTTTAGACGCGAATGAAAACCCTTATGGATCGATCACACCAGAAAAATGGAATCGCTATCCAGATCCTTATCAAAGGGCATTGAAGGCAAGAATTGCCGAGATAAAGAATGTCGATGCAGCGCAGATATTTCTGGGTAATGGATCTGACGAGCCGATCGACCTACTGTTTCGCGCATTCTGCGAACCGGGTGTCGACAATGTGATCATCAATCCTCCGACTTACGGTATGTATAAGGTCAGTGCCGATATCAATGGGGTGGAGGCCAGAGAGGTGCTGATGACCAAGGATTTTGACCTAAATACTGAAGGAATTCTGAATGCTGTTGATGAAAGAACGAAGATCATATTTATCTGTTCGCCCAATAACCCCTCGGGCAACGATGTGGATTTAGGTAAGATTGAGCAGGTGATCAAAGGCTTTGGCGGACTGGTTGTCGTTGATGAAGCCTATATTGATTTTACCAATAGAGCTTCCTTTGCCGATCGTTTGGCTGAATTTCCAAACCTGATCGTTTTGCAGACTTTCAGTAAGGCATGGGGCTTAGCCGCTTTGCGGTTGGGGATGGCTTTCTGCTCTGAAGAAATCTTGAGCATCTTGAATAAGATCAAAGCACCATATAACTTAAGTGGCTTGACACAGGAGACGGTGCTAAAGGCATTGGATAATATTGCCTCCAAAGATGAAATGGTGAGTGATATTCTGAAGAATAGAACGGACTTGAAAGGGCAGCTAGAAAGCCTTGATATTATAGAAGAAGTGTATCCAACAGATGCTAATTTCTTCTTGGTGAGAATTAAAGATGCAAAGTTGGTTTATAAAAGACTGATTGAGCAGCAGGTGATATTAAGAGATAGATCGAGTGTCGTGCTCTGTGATGATGGTATAAGAATTACAGTGGGCACCACAGCAGAAAATCATGCTTTAATTGAAGCATTGAAAAGACTCTAG
- the hisD gene encoding histidinol dehydrogenase produces MKTVIKPARSTWTELLERPTMNLEAIEGRVKPVMESVQSRGDAALRQFTEQFDGVVLDNLRVSDQEVTEAIEQVDDNLKQSIAVAKKNIETFHEAQKDDFVKVETMPGVNCYRKSVGIDKVGLYIPGGTAPLFSTVLMLAVPAKIAGCRELVLCTPPNKEGKVHPAILYAAQLVGIDKIFKVGGAQAVAAMTFGTETVPQVYKIFGPGNQYVTAAKQLAMKYGVSIDMPAGPSEVAVYADESAVPAFVAADLLSQAEHGVDSQVVLVASSEAVVAAVQSEVSSQLAVLPRAEMASKALENSVAIVLEDQSLAIDLLNEYGAEHLILSVNEPWEVANRIVNAGSVFLGNYTPESAGDYASGTNHTLPTNGYAKMYSGVSLDSFVKKITYQEITPEGLKVLGPVVETMAAAEELEAHKNAVTLRLKEVGNV; encoded by the coding sequence ATGAAAACGGTAATCAAACCAGCGCGATCTACTTGGACGGAACTATTAGAAAGGCCAACCATGAATCTCGAAGCCATCGAGGGAAGGGTAAAGCCGGTGATGGAGTCTGTGCAATCTCGTGGCGATGCTGCTTTGCGTCAATTCACCGAGCAATTCGATGGTGTGGTTTTAGACAACCTTCGAGTTTCTGATCAAGAGGTGACTGAAGCCATTGAACAAGTGGATGATAATTTGAAACAGTCCATTGCAGTAGCCAAAAAGAATATTGAGACTTTTCACGAAGCGCAGAAAGACGATTTCGTGAAAGTGGAAACCATGCCTGGTGTCAACTGCTATCGCAAGTCGGTGGGTATTGATAAAGTTGGACTTTACATTCCTGGCGGAACGGCTCCTTTGTTTTCTACTGTGTTGATGCTGGCTGTTCCAGCTAAGATTGCTGGCTGTCGTGAGTTAGTGCTTTGCACACCTCCGAACAAAGAGGGTAAGGTACATCCAGCCATTCTTTATGCAGCTCAACTGGTAGGTATTGATAAGATATTTAAAGTCGGTGGTGCGCAAGCGGTAGCTGCCATGACTTTTGGGACAGAAACGGTGCCTCAGGTATATAAAATCTTCGGTCCGGGGAATCAATATGTCACTGCAGCCAAACAATTGGCCATGAAATATGGCGTATCTATCGATATGCCTGCAGGGCCATCGGAAGTTGCGGTTTACGCGGATGAATCTGCTGTACCAGCCTTCGTAGCCGCTGATTTGCTCTCGCAGGCAGAACATGGAGTAGATTCTCAGGTGGTTTTAGTGGCTTCGTCTGAGGCAGTGGTAGCTGCTGTGCAAAGTGAAGTGAGTAGTCAGTTGGCCGTTTTGCCACGAGCTGAGATGGCTTCAAAGGCTTTAGAGAATAGTGTTGCGATTGTCCTGGAGGATCAGTCTTTGGCTATTGATCTTTTGAACGAATATGGTGCTGAGCACTTGATCCTATCGGTAAACGAACCATGGGAAGTTGCCAATCGCATTGTGAATGCAGGCTCTGTTTTCTTAGGAAATTACACACCAGAGTCTGCCGGAGATTATGCTTCCGGTACCAATCACACGCTACCCACCAATGGCTATGCAAAAATGTATAGCGGTGTCTCCTTGGATAGCTTTGTCAAGAAAATTACCTATCAGGAGATTACTCCAGAGGGCTTAAAAGTTTTGGGGCCTGTGGTGGAAACTATGGCCGCGGCCGAAGAGCTTGAGGCACATAAGAATGCCGTTACGCTTAGGCTGAAGGAGGTGGGTAATGTTTGA
- a CDS encoding serine hydrolase domain-containing protein, producing the protein MIYQNSKAFPNNTQLSIALIKNGETQFYGIKRVNDSIVSIINKKSVFEIGSISKVFTSTLLANFVTENQIELEDGVNQYLEVPFQNNEVVSFASLANHTSGLPRLPSNLNLYAVDPNNPYAEYGEEKLKDYLSQELKRETIGRYAYSNLGAGLLGYTLSKISGSSYAELLSNKVLNQYNMTNSSTSPSDLKSLLVKGQNPLGEIAPNWDLNVLVGAGGILSNVEDLAKFAMAHFDKDNKELALTRLKTQSVNVNMDLGLGWHIIKNRSKNPWFWHNGGTGGYTSSMAIDVEAKNGIIILSNVSAFSSNMSNIDTLCFALMKTLE; encoded by the coding sequence TTGATTTACCAGAATTCAAAAGCATTCCCAAATAACACACAACTTTCAATTGCCCTAATTAAGAATGGAGAGACTCAGTTCTATGGAATTAAACGAGTCAATGACTCCATAGTCAGCATCATTAATAAGAAGAGTGTATTTGAAATAGGTTCCATTAGCAAAGTCTTCACATCCACGTTATTGGCCAATTTTGTAACGGAAAATCAAATCGAACTGGAAGATGGGGTCAATCAATACCTTGAGGTTCCATTTCAAAACAACGAAGTGGTGAGCTTTGCATCTCTCGCCAACCACACCTCAGGACTTCCGAGACTACCATCCAACCTAAACTTATATGCTGTTGACCCTAACAATCCTTATGCTGAATATGGCGAGGAAAAACTGAAAGATTATCTCTCACAAGAATTAAAAAGAGAGACTATCGGAAGGTATGCCTACTCAAATCTCGGGGCTGGACTTCTGGGATATACATTATCAAAAATATCGGGCAGTTCCTACGCTGAACTCCTTTCTAATAAGGTTTTGAACCAATACAATATGACCAACTCTTCGACAAGCCCGAGTGACTTAAAATCACTATTAGTTAAAGGGCAGAATCCTTTAGGCGAAATCGCTCCTAACTGGGACCTTAATGTTTTGGTAGGAGCTGGGGGAATTTTATCGAATGTTGAAGATCTTGCCAAGTTCGCTATGGCGCACTTCGACAAAGACAATAAAGAACTTGCCTTAACAAGGTTAAAAACCCAATCAGTCAATGTGAATATGGATTTGGGTCTCGGCTGGCACATCATAAAAAATCGATCTAAAAATCCTTGGTTTTGGCATAACGGAGGAACAGGAGGCTATACCTCCTCCATGGCAATTGATGTAGAAGCCAAAAACGGTATTATTATACTATCAAATGTATCCGCCTTCAGCTCGAACATGTCAAATATTGATACGCTCTGTTTTGCATTGATGAAGACATTAGAATAA